From a single Micromonospora carbonacea genomic region:
- a CDS encoding XRE family transcriptional regulator, giving the protein MPVTAAVAGFEPHALGLARRWRRMRKNELARQVGVTAAAVSQYELGQARPSAAVLARLALALAMPVEFFAAGVPAPASPGRAHFRSLRATSQAERDQAEAFGEVAWRMVEVVGRQLRLPQLRLPQLDWPEPARAEDVRTVAAAARAEFGLDDGPVPHMVRLLEAHGVIVLSLPDASERVDAFSHWYGQRPFVFLNPAKNDKARSRMDAAHELGHLLLHHDAEPGSQLLEREATAFASEFLAPSTTLAAELPARLDFDRLHELKRRWGISLKALVYRGHDLGVYRDHTYRRGMSLLAQWGHPEPGDLGPREQPTLLGRAATLLNHQHTTIEELAAQAGLPAALARTVIDAATEHLPELRLTPTGP; this is encoded by the coding sequence GTGCCGGTCACCGCGGCCGTGGCGGGGTTCGAGCCGCACGCGCTGGGGTTGGCGCGGCGGTGGCGGCGGATGCGGAAGAACGAGTTGGCCCGGCAGGTCGGGGTGACGGCGGCGGCGGTCAGCCAGTACGAGCTGGGGCAGGCCCGCCCGTCGGCGGCGGTGCTGGCGCGGTTGGCGTTGGCGTTGGCGATGCCGGTGGAGTTCTTCGCCGCCGGTGTCCCGGCGCCGGCGTCGCCGGGGCGGGCGCACTTCCGTAGCCTGCGGGCCACCAGCCAGGCGGAGCGGGACCAGGCGGAGGCGTTCGGCGAGGTCGCCTGGCGGATGGTCGAGGTCGTGGGCCGGCAGTTGCGGCTGCCGCAGTTGCGGCTGCCGCAGCTCGACTGGCCGGAACCCGCGCGAGCCGAGGACGTCCGCACGGTCGCCGCGGCGGCACGTGCGGAGTTCGGGCTCGACGACGGGCCGGTGCCGCACATGGTGCGGCTGCTGGAGGCGCACGGGGTGATCGTGTTGTCCCTGCCGGACGCCTCCGAACGGGTCGACGCGTTCTCGCACTGGTACGGCCAGCGGCCGTTCGTCTTCCTCAACCCGGCCAAGAACGACAAGGCCCGCTCCCGGATGGACGCCGCCCACGAACTCGGCCACCTCCTGCTGCACCACGACGCCGAGCCGGGCAGCCAACTCCTGGAACGGGAAGCCACCGCCTTCGCCTCCGAGTTCCTCGCCCCCAGCACCACCCTCGCCGCCGAGCTTCCCGCCCGGCTCGACTTCGACCGGCTGCACGAGCTGAAACGCCGCTGGGGCATCAGCCTGAAAGCCCTCGTCTACCGGGGACACGACCTCGGCGTCTACCGGGACCACACCTACCGACGCGGCATGAGCCTGCTCGCCCAGTGGGGCCACCCCGAACCCGGCGACCTCGGCCCCCGCGAACAACCCACCCTCCTCGGCAGAGCCGCCACCCTCCTCAACCACCAACACACCACCATCGAAGAACTCGCCGCGCAGGCCGGCCTCCCCGCGGCCCTCGCCCGCACCGTGATCGACGCCGCCACCGAACACCTCCCCGAACTACGACTCACCCCAACCGGCCCCTGA
- a CDS encoding pentapeptide repeat-containing protein, protein MVARSSTRGAARWRAPAAPKLPASPDLTAAGDLAIGDEATFERLGLGDFDLSGRSADGAEFTRCRFTRTDLSGTRLEAARFADCVFEGTNLANLRAERSSMLRVRLSTARMTGLQWVNGALRDVTISDSRLDLSSWRFTAFSSVVFEGCNLTRADFQNADLRGARFTDCDLTGAQFSQASMDGARFARCDLTGIGGVISMTGAILAHQDLVALSYALAGALGVRIENPDEE, encoded by the coding sequence ATGGTCGCGCGTTCGTCCACCCGTGGTGCCGCCCGGTGGCGGGCTCCGGCGGCACCGAAACTGCCGGCGTCACCGGACCTGACCGCCGCCGGGGACCTCGCTATCGGCGACGAGGCGACGTTCGAGCGGCTGGGCCTGGGCGACTTCGACCTGTCCGGGCGCTCGGCGGACGGCGCCGAGTTCACCCGGTGCCGCTTCACCCGCACCGACCTCAGCGGTACCCGGCTGGAGGCGGCGCGGTTCGCCGACTGCGTGTTCGAGGGTACGAACCTGGCGAACCTGCGGGCGGAGAGGTCGTCGATGCTCCGGGTGCGGCTGTCGACGGCGCGGATGACGGGCTTGCAGTGGGTCAACGGGGCGCTGCGGGACGTCACGATCTCGGACAGTCGGCTGGACCTGTCGTCGTGGCGGTTCACGGCCTTCTCGAGCGTGGTGTTCGAGGGCTGCAACCTGACCCGTGCCGACTTCCAGAACGCGGACCTGCGGGGCGCCCGCTTCACCGACTGCGACCTGACCGGCGCGCAGTTCTCCCAGGCGAGCATGGACGGTGCCCGTTTCGCCCGCTGCGACCTCACCGGGATCGGCGGCGTGATCAGCATGACCGGCGCGATCCTCGCCCACCAGGACCTCGTCGCCCTGTCGTACGCCCTCGCCGGGGCGTTGGGCGTCCGCATCGAGAACCCCGACGAGGAGTAG
- a CDS encoding tyrosine-type recombinase/integrase, which yields MPDGSIFKRCGCRHPDTGRPLGNDCPKLRRPNKAWSFEHGHWAYQLELPATSDGRRRQLRRSGLSTRRDAAAELDHARALLALAVGDRRRRTEIADLLQTCVRSGRPLPEVDRIRQRLRGDGSLADMVTVGEYLTEWLTHLTVDDNTAVGYESLTRVHLIPHLGEIPLDRLRTGHIKTMFAAIERRNQDIREAKASADPDVRASVVGVRPTGASTRQRIRACLRKAINDALAEEVIVGSNPAALVKVPADRPVPIVWEAERVQRWKATGKVPGPVMVWTDEQIVAFLDHAREHMPDLYPMWHLMAYRGPRRGEACGLLDAEVRLDKRELTINHQIATHGYTPVRKKPKSRAGNRDLALDADTVRVLAAYRARRAQWRLAAGEAWPDTGLFFVRPDGQPWHPSGVTQRFRRLVRQAGFPPIRLHDLRHSAATIALDAGVDIKVVSEQLGHSTTTLTRDTYQSVTRKMRHDAADAVAEKIQQRRPRTA from the coding sequence ATGCCAGACGGGAGCATCTTCAAACGCTGCGGCTGCCGCCATCCCGATACCGGCAGGCCGCTGGGCAACGACTGCCCGAAGCTGCGTCGTCCCAACAAAGCCTGGAGCTTCGAGCACGGCCACTGGGCCTACCAGCTGGAACTGCCGGCCACCAGTGACGGCCGGCGACGGCAGTTGCGCCGGTCCGGGCTGTCGACCCGCCGTGACGCCGCCGCCGAGCTGGACCACGCGCGGGCCCTGCTCGCCCTCGCCGTCGGGGACCGGCGCCGCCGCACCGAGATCGCCGACCTGCTGCAGACCTGCGTACGGTCGGGCCGGCCGCTGCCCGAGGTGGACCGGATCCGGCAACGGCTGCGCGGTGACGGTTCGCTGGCCGACATGGTCACCGTCGGCGAGTACCTCACCGAGTGGCTCACCCACCTCACCGTCGATGACAACACCGCGGTTGGTTACGAGTCGCTCACCCGGGTGCACCTGATCCCGCACCTCGGAGAGATCCCACTGGACAGGCTGCGTACCGGCCACATCAAGACCATGTTCGCCGCGATCGAACGCCGCAACCAGGACATCCGTGAGGCGAAGGCCAGCGCGGACCCTGACGTGCGCGCGTCCGTCGTGGGTGTGCGGCCCACCGGCGCGTCGACGCGGCAGCGTATCCGCGCCTGCCTGCGTAAGGCCATCAACGACGCTCTCGCCGAGGAGGTGATCGTCGGTTCCAACCCCGCCGCGCTGGTCAAGGTCCCCGCCGACCGGCCGGTGCCGATCGTGTGGGAGGCCGAACGCGTACAACGGTGGAAGGCCACCGGGAAGGTTCCCGGACCGGTCATGGTCTGGACCGACGAACAGATCGTCGCGTTCCTCGACCACGCCCGCGAACACATGCCCGACCTGTACCCGATGTGGCACCTCATGGCCTACCGCGGCCCCCGCCGCGGCGAGGCCTGTGGGCTGCTCGACGCCGAGGTCCGCCTCGACAAACGCGAGCTGACGATCAACCACCAGATCGCCACCCACGGCTACACGCCGGTGCGCAAGAAGCCCAAGAGCAGAGCGGGCAACCGCGACCTCGCCCTCGACGCCGACACGGTCAGGGTCCTCGCCGCCTACCGGGCCCGCCGCGCCCAGTGGCGCCTCGCCGCCGGCGAGGCGTGGCCCGACACCGGCCTGTTCTTCGTCCGCCCCGACGGCCAGCCGTGGCATCCCAGCGGGGTCACCCAACGCTTCCGCAGACTCGTCCGCCAAGCCGGGTTCCCACCGATCCGCCTACACGACCTGCGACACAGCGCGGCCACCATCGCCCTCGACGCCGGAGTGGACATCAAGGTCGTCTCCGAACAACTCGGCCACTCCACCACCACCCTCACCCGCGACACCTACCAGAGCGTCACCAGAAAGATGCGCCACGACGCCGCCGACGCCGTCGCCGAGAAGATCCAACAAAGGCGGCCCAGAACCGCATAG
- a CDS encoding helix-turn-helix domain-containing protein, with translation MRSPRRTRTPTPATGEASRCEEQQAWTVERIRALGPSTDLATAAAVLGMSRSAAYKLARRDAFPTPLYRVGAHYRVPTAPILAMLHLPHPTDPGFDERAADDRGDPP, from the coding sequence ATGCGATCGCCACGACGAACCCGAACCCCTACGCCCGCCACCGGTGAGGCGTCCCGCTGTGAGGAGCAGCAGGCGTGGACCGTCGAGCGGATCCGCGCGCTGGGTCCGAGCACCGACCTCGCGACGGCCGCCGCGGTCCTGGGCATGTCCCGGTCGGCCGCCTACAAGCTGGCGCGCCGCGATGCGTTCCCCACGCCGCTGTACCGGGTCGGTGCCCACTACCGGGTACCGACCGCGCCGATCCTGGCCATGCTGCACCTACCGCATCCGACCGACCCCGGCTTCGACGAAAGGGCCGCTGACGACCGCGGTGACCCGCCATGA
- a CDS encoding IS1096 element passenger TnpR family protein → MARTWLSIRVEPVSGRGEDYWPRPGRILAAARSHTFEQLGTAIDLAFARWDLAHLRLFTLADQTPVCSFRTWEDMPDDAVDSDRTTLSQLTPSDQFTYVFDMGDDWTHLCTVADHRIDPLDELGLMAAQPTPYEGWGDLPDQYGRRWNGDNGSPAPRVTSALVV, encoded by the coding sequence GTGGCCAGGACGTGGTTGTCGATACGGGTCGAACCCGTCTCCGGGCGGGGCGAGGACTACTGGCCCCGGCCGGGCCGGATCCTCGCCGCCGCCAGGTCGCACACGTTCGAGCAACTGGGCACGGCCATCGACCTGGCCTTCGCCCGCTGGGACCTCGCGCACCTACGGCTGTTCACCCTGGCCGACCAGACCCCCGTCTGCTCCTTCCGAACGTGGGAAGACATGCCGGACGACGCGGTGGACAGCGACAGGACCACACTGAGCCAACTCACCCCGAGCGACCAGTTCACCTACGTGTTCGACATGGGCGACGACTGGACCCACCTGTGCACCGTCGCCGACCACCGCATCGACCCACTCGACGAACTCGGCCTGATGGCCGCCCAGCCCACCCCGTACGAGGGCTGGGGCGACCTACCGGACCAGTACGGCCGCCGCTGGAACGGCGACAACGGGTCCCCCGCGCCAAGGGTCACGTCCGCGCTGGTGGTGTAA
- a CDS encoding IS256 family transposase, with translation MAASESVNPVDLLREQIEGASPDVLQAMIKTFAQAVMSAEADAICGAGYGQRSDERVNSRNGYRPREWDTRAGTIDLAIPKLRQGSYFPDWLLTHRRRAEQALVSVVATSYLLGVSTRRVEKLVEQLGIRQLSKSQVSEMAAHLDAQVEAFRNRPLDAAHYTFVWTDALTMKVREHGRTVNVHALVAVGVNADGQREVLGVDVASDEDGAGWLAFLRSLTARGLSGVQLVISDAHRGLVAAIGAALPGAAWQRCRTHYLRNLLTKVPRSAQPWIATLVRTIFDQPDADAVHAQFRRVVATIEAKFPAAAEHLDAARDDLLAFTGFPREIWRQIWSNNPQERLNKEIRRRTDVVGIFPNRAAIIRLVGAVLAEQTDEWTERRRYMGLELLAKARLITVDTRQHDTDQPNAAPIAA, from the coding sequence ATGGCCGCTTCAGAGAGTGTGAACCCCGTTGACCTGCTGCGCGAGCAGATCGAGGGCGCGTCGCCGGACGTGTTGCAGGCGATGATCAAAACGTTCGCGCAGGCGGTGATGTCCGCCGAGGCCGACGCGATCTGCGGCGCCGGTTACGGACAGCGCAGCGACGAGCGGGTCAACTCCCGCAACGGCTACCGGCCTCGGGAGTGGGACACCCGGGCCGGCACGATCGACCTGGCGATCCCGAAGCTGCGGCAGGGCTCCTACTTCCCGGACTGGCTGCTGACGCACCGGCGGCGGGCCGAGCAGGCCCTGGTCTCAGTGGTCGCCACGAGCTATCTGCTCGGGGTGTCGACGCGGCGGGTGGAGAAGCTGGTCGAGCAGCTCGGGATCCGGCAGCTGTCGAAGTCGCAGGTCTCGGAGATGGCCGCCCACCTGGACGCCCAAGTCGAGGCGTTCCGCAACCGGCCCCTCGACGCCGCCCACTACACGTTCGTGTGGACCGACGCGTTGACGATGAAGGTCCGCGAGCACGGCCGCACCGTCAACGTCCACGCTCTGGTCGCCGTCGGGGTCAACGCCGACGGCCAACGTGAAGTCCTCGGCGTCGACGTCGCCTCGGACGAAGACGGGGCCGGATGGCTGGCATTCCTGCGGTCCCTGACGGCCCGCGGACTGTCCGGCGTCCAGCTCGTCATCTCCGACGCCCATCGCGGCCTCGTCGCAGCGATCGGCGCCGCGCTGCCCGGCGCCGCCTGGCAACGATGCCGCACCCACTACTTGCGCAACCTGCTCACGAAGGTCCCCAGATCGGCGCAGCCGTGGATCGCCACCCTCGTCCGCACGATCTTCGACCAGCCCGACGCCGACGCCGTCCACGCCCAGTTCCGGCGGGTCGTCGCCACGATCGAAGCGAAGTTCCCCGCTGCGGCCGAACACCTCGACGCCGCCCGCGACGACCTGCTCGCCTTCACCGGCTTCCCCCGCGAGATCTGGCGCCAGATCTGGTCCAACAATCCCCAGGAGCGGTTGAACAAGGAGATCCGCCGCCGCACCGACGTCGTCGGCATCTTTCCCAACCGGGCGGCGATCATCAGACTCGTCGGCGCGGTCCTGGCCGAGCAGACCGACGAGTGGACCGAAAGACGCCGCTACATGGGCCTGGAACTCCTCGCCAAAGCCCGCCTGATCACCGTCGACACCCGCCAACACGACACCGACCAGCCCAACGCAGCACCAATCGCCGCATAG
- the fxlM gene encoding methyltransferase, FxLD system — translation MSVHTVSGEGLRAAMVDQLVADHAAKGLTMRPEVEAALRTVPRELFTPGVAVEEAYRSDTAVITKRRGDETVSSVSAPWLIAEMLGQAADALGGLQGRHVLEVGSGGYNASLLRELVGASGSVRTVDIDPDVTARAVACLAAAGYGDVTVVCADAEQPIGPVRRYDLIIVTAGAWDIPPAWMAQLAEDGVLVAPLRTFGMTRSWALRRVGDRLVGHSQRLCGFVAMQGAGAHEMRYVDIADGVHLRLDEGQRIDPESVGGLLTRRREQAWAGVSLPPRTVLADLDLWLAARLADEAGQFVVLSAQQEAVDAGVVAPAWRFGTPAILREGTFTYRSALRWTEDMFDLGACAHGPDAPAEAGRLVGHMRAWVDAGQPSPVLHVLPAGTPDGDLPAGTVLDKRHSRVVLTFTPA, via the coding sequence ATGAGTGTTCACACGGTGAGCGGTGAGGGCCTTCGGGCCGCGATGGTTGATCAGCTGGTCGCTGATCACGCGGCGAAGGGGCTGACGATGCGGCCGGAGGTGGAGGCGGCGCTGAGGACGGTTCCCCGCGAGCTGTTCACGCCGGGGGTGGCGGTGGAGGAGGCGTACCGCAGCGACACCGCAGTGATCACCAAGCGGCGCGGCGACGAGACCGTCAGTTCCGTGTCGGCTCCGTGGCTGATCGCGGAGATGCTCGGTCAGGCCGCTGACGCCCTCGGCGGGTTGCAGGGGCGGCATGTGCTGGAGGTCGGATCGGGTGGCTACAACGCGTCGCTGTTGCGGGAGTTGGTAGGCGCGTCGGGTTCGGTGCGGACCGTGGACATCGACCCGGACGTGACCGCGCGGGCCGTGGCGTGCCTCGCGGCAGCGGGCTACGGCGATGTCACGGTTGTGTGCGCGGACGCGGAGCAGCCGATCGGGCCGGTCCGCCGCTACGACCTGATCATCGTGACGGCCGGTGCGTGGGACATTCCCCCGGCGTGGATGGCGCAGCTGGCCGAGGATGGTGTGCTCGTCGCGCCGCTGCGGACGTTCGGGATGACCCGGTCGTGGGCGCTGCGCCGGGTTGGTGACCGGCTGGTCGGCCACAGCCAGCGGCTGTGTGGGTTCGTGGCGATGCAGGGCGCCGGCGCCCACGAGATGCGGTACGTCGACATCGCCGACGGCGTCCACCTGCGGCTGGACGAGGGACAGCGGATCGATCCGGAATCCGTCGGCGGCCTGCTGACGCGGCGGCGGGAGCAGGCGTGGGCCGGGGTGAGCCTGCCGCCTCGCACCGTCCTTGCCGACCTGGACCTGTGGCTGGCGGCCCGACTCGCCGACGAGGCGGGTCAGTTCGTGGTGCTCTCCGCGCAGCAGGAGGCGGTCGACGCCGGAGTCGTCGCTCCCGCGTGGCGTTTCGGTACGCCCGCCATTTTGCGCGAGGGCACGTTCACCTACCGGTCGGCGTTGCGCTGGACCGAGGACATGTTCGACCTGGGCGCGTGCGCGCACGGGCCCGACGCCCCTGCTGAGGCGGGGCGCCTCGTCGGGCACATGCGCGCGTGGGTGGACGCTGGCCAGCCCTCGCCGGTGCTGCACGTCCTGCCCGCAGGTACTCCCGACGGCGACCTGCCGGCCGGGACGGTGCTGGACAAGCGGCACAGCCGTGTCGTCCTCACCTTCACCCCCGCATAG
- a CDS encoding FxLD family lanthipeptide, with protein sequence MDTKELEEYDLDVTLVDAGPAASGYATNTDDNCGSGNTGSNACSGGR encoded by the coding sequence GTGGACACCAAGGAACTCGAGGAGTACGACCTGGACGTCACCCTGGTGGACGCCGGACCCGCCGCGAGCGGGTACGCCACCAACACCGACGACAACTGCGGCTCGGGCAACACGGGCTCCAACGCCTGCTCCGGCGGCAGGTAA
- a CDS encoding lanthionine synthetase C family protein, with product MTTGQSLADGAAGVALLHLETGNWPAAHAALRDATANGVSISDGASLYYGAPALAFVLASTSHPGLARARAVAASGTATVTRRRLNAAHRRLDARLRPHYAEYDLIRGLTGLGVALRRLGDHDLLRQVLDYLVRLTEPLNGLPGWWCANSSDRNQPPPPGGHANHGMAHGITGPLALLALTLSDGITVTGHTDAIHRICRWLDSWQQHSTDATWWPQTLTLADLHHGTPAQRQPLRPSWCYGTPGIARAQQLAALALGDTIRQRRAEAAFTACVDDPAQIRRLNDRSLCHGTAGLLATGRRITADALAPTSLTPLARLHQNANRTKEEGTGFLDGTTGSALATAAATSTSWDACLLLT from the coding sequence ATGACAACCGGCCAGTCACTCGCCGACGGCGCAGCCGGCGTCGCCCTCCTGCACCTGGAAACCGGCAACTGGCCAGCCGCACACGCCGCCCTGCGAGACGCCACCGCCAATGGCGTCAGCATCTCCGACGGCGCCAGCCTCTACTACGGTGCCCCCGCGCTCGCCTTCGTTCTCGCCTCGACCAGCCACCCAGGCCTCGCCCGCGCACGAGCGGTCGCAGCATCCGGGACCGCCACGGTGACCCGACGGCGGCTGAACGCAGCCCACCGCCGCCTCGACGCCCGCCTACGGCCGCACTACGCCGAGTACGACCTCATCCGCGGCCTGACCGGACTCGGTGTCGCCCTGCGCCGCCTCGGCGACCACGACCTGCTCCGCCAGGTGTTGGACTACCTGGTCCGGCTCACCGAACCCCTCAACGGACTTCCCGGCTGGTGGTGCGCCAACAGCTCCGACCGCAACCAGCCGCCACCACCCGGAGGCCACGCCAACCACGGTATGGCCCACGGCATCACCGGCCCGCTCGCGCTCCTCGCTCTGACCCTGAGCGACGGCATCACCGTCACCGGCCACACTGACGCGATCCACCGCATCTGCCGATGGCTCGACAGTTGGCAGCAACACAGCACCGACGCCACCTGGTGGCCGCAAACACTCACCCTCGCCGACCTACACCACGGCACACCAGCACAGCGGCAACCGCTGCGCCCCTCTTGGTGCTACGGCACTCCCGGCATCGCCCGAGCACAGCAACTGGCCGCCCTCGCCCTGGGCGACACCATCCGCCAACGCCGCGCCGAAGCCGCCTTCACCGCCTGCGTCGACGACCCCGCCCAGATCCGCCGGCTCAACGACCGCAGCCTCTGTCACGGCACCGCCGGGCTGCTCGCCACCGGCCGTCGCATCACCGCAGACGCCCTCGCGCCGACATCCCTCACCCCACTGGCACGTCTGCACCAGAACGCCAATCGCACCAAGGAAGAAGGCACCGGTTTCCTCGACGGAACCACCGGCTCCGCCCTCGCCACAGCCGCCGCCACCTCAACCTCCTGGGACGCCTGCCTCCTACTCACCTGA
- a CDS encoding thiopeptide-type bacteriocin biosynthesis protein, with protein MEEGTWKQVTITYPGQDRQERERHAVPHLRHILPAAETSGLITSWWFIRKGAWRIRYLPAPPHDGRDPVHRLLTDAVTWTTDIYEPEIHAFGGPEAMNAAHTLFHHDSHHLLTYLHTPPVDRRERSLTLCTALMRTAGLDLNEQGDVWARVAQHRAEHLNRLTIPHTWEAFTGKVRHLLLGSTRDTRDWQAGFDNAGTALRHLRETGRLTRGLRAVIAEHVIFHWNRLGLPATTQATLAQAATEAIFGSAPALPRR; from the coding sequence ATGGAAGAAGGCACCTGGAAGCAGGTCACCATCACCTACCCCGGACAGGACCGCCAGGAACGCGAACGACACGCCGTACCGCACCTACGCCACATCCTGCCCGCCGCCGAGACGTCCGGGCTCATCACCTCCTGGTGGTTCATACGCAAAGGCGCCTGGCGCATCCGCTACCTGCCAGCCCCACCGCATGACGGCCGCGATCCAGTACACCGCCTACTCACCGACGCGGTCACCTGGACCACCGACATCTACGAACCCGAGATCCACGCCTTCGGCGGCCCCGAAGCGATGAACGCCGCCCACACGCTGTTTCACCACGACAGCCACCACCTCCTCACCTACCTCCACACCCCGCCGGTCGACCGTCGGGAACGCTCACTGACCCTGTGCACCGCGCTGATGCGCACCGCAGGGCTGGACCTCAACGAACAAGGCGACGTCTGGGCCCGCGTCGCCCAGCACCGGGCCGAACACCTCAACCGGCTAACCATTCCCCACACCTGGGAGGCTTTCACCGGCAAGGTCCGCCACCTCCTACTCGGCTCAACCCGCGACACCCGCGACTGGCAGGCCGGGTTCGACAACGCCGGAACCGCCCTCCGACACCTACGCGAGACAGGCAGGCTCACCCGTGGCCTACGCGCAGTCATCGCAGAACACGTGATCTTCCACTGGAACCGGCTCGGTCTCCCCGCCACCACCCAAGCCACGCTCGCCCAAGCGGCCACGGAGGCCATCTTCGGCAGCGCTCCCGCGTTGCCCAGGAGGTAG
- a CDS encoding helix-turn-helix domain-containing protein, translated as MIDRQDLQHARNDLGRRLAALRTSRGLIQQALARQVHTTRSTLAMVERGRQVVDRIFWLRCDALLEADGQLLAAYDAYRHLHAEFNTQRAEAAQRARWGATPEAVMTANDATACEHRELGNKQPHNERPETDLTTTRHRQPSAVDAEAGHREEDDNRTAARLLTHLRHHLLAPHQPKQAIDPTMLPEVRQRVAHIHSLYQRGNYAETIRELADTIEQADVLTRVCADNHRIRAAAVLSAANLAASKVAVKLGDPSLAWIAADRAARIATDQAEDTALVAAAAFSVGTALLAMPNRTDSAEAVVLSALDRVAATPHPHGPRTLSTQGALTLLAALVAARQAQPATAERHLNDAYALAQRIGADRNDLWTGFGPTNVMIHRINIAARTDRPQLAIHLGEQLDTSSLPKALMSRRAQVHLDLAAANATSPDNDPAAVLHLLEAERIAPQTVHVHARTRHLIGDLLARERRAVTPGLRALAERAEITA; from the coding sequence ATGATCGATCGTCAGGACCTCCAGCACGCAAGAAACGATCTCGGTCGCAGACTCGCCGCCCTGCGTACGTCGCGAGGGCTCATCCAGCAAGCCCTCGCACGTCAGGTACACACGACACGCAGCACCCTGGCCATGGTCGAGCGCGGCCGGCAGGTCGTCGACCGGATCTTCTGGCTTCGCTGCGATGCGCTGCTGGAAGCAGACGGTCAGCTACTGGCCGCCTACGACGCCTACCGACATCTCCACGCCGAGTTCAACACGCAAAGAGCCGAGGCCGCCCAGCGAGCACGGTGGGGAGCAACACCCGAGGCGGTCATGACAGCCAACGACGCCACAGCCTGCGAACACCGCGAACTCGGCAACAAGCAACCCCACAACGAGCGGCCAGAAACTGACCTCACGACCACACGACACCGGCAGCCGTCAGCCGTTGACGCGGAGGCTGGCCACCGCGAGGAAGACGACAACCGCACTGCCGCCCGCCTGCTCACCCACCTTCGCCACCACCTGCTCGCACCCCACCAACCGAAACAGGCGATCGACCCGACCATGCTCCCGGAGGTCCGTCAACGGGTCGCGCACATCCACAGCCTCTACCAGCGTGGGAACTACGCCGAGACGATCCGGGAGCTGGCCGACACGATCGAGCAGGCGGACGTCCTTACCCGCGTCTGCGCCGACAACCATCGCATCCGAGCCGCTGCCGTCCTCTCGGCGGCGAACCTCGCCGCCTCCAAGGTCGCCGTCAAACTCGGCGACCCCAGCCTCGCCTGGATAGCTGCCGACCGCGCCGCCCGCATCGCCACCGACCAAGCCGAGGACACCGCCCTCGTCGCCGCAGCGGCATTCTCCGTGGGAACCGCACTGCTGGCCATGCCAAACCGCACCGACAGCGCAGAGGCAGTGGTGCTGTCGGCCCTTGACCGCGTCGCAGCGACCCCACATCCACACGGGCCTCGGACGCTATCGACTCAGGGAGCACTGACCCTGCTCGCAGCCTTGGTCGCCGCCCGCCAAGCCCAGCCCGCCACCGCCGAACGGCATCTCAACGACGCGTACGCCCTAGCCCAACGGATCGGCGCTGACCGCAACGACCTCTGGACCGGCTTCGGACCAACGAACGTCATGATCCACCGCATCAATATCGCCGCCCGAACAGACCGACCACAGCTAGCCATCCATCTCGGCGAACAACTCGACACCTCATCGCTGCCGAAAGCGCTGATGAGCCGCCGCGCCCAGGTTCACCTCGACCTCGCAGCGGCCAACGCCACCTCACCCGACAACGATCCCGCAGCCGTGCTGCACCTGCTCGAAGCCGAACGCATCGCACCCCAGACGGTGCATGTGCACGCCAGAACACGCCACCTGATCGGTGACCTACTCGCCCGTGAACGCCGCGCCGTCACCCCCGGCCTGCGAGCACTCGCCGAACGAGCGGAGATCACCGCGTAA
- a CDS encoding flavoprotein produces the protein MRLLYLVTCAAPPARHVTELVEAAQRDGWDVHIIATETAYTWLPAEQLAATTGHPVRYRQRHPDEPSTLPRADAIAVVPATFNTINKWATGINDSLALGILNESLGTGLPIIASPYVKPTLARHPAFDAHLRLLADHGVRLTPTQVLRPPQDDEPFRWQVILDVLHGLPASGRAVGTAANACDF, from the coding sequence ATGCGGCTGCTCTACCTGGTGACCTGCGCCGCTCCGCCAGCCCGGCACGTCACCGAACTTGTGGAAGCAGCACAACGTGACGGCTGGGACGTGCACATCATCGCGACCGAAACCGCCTACACCTGGCTCCCCGCCGAACAGTTGGCCGCCACGACAGGGCATCCCGTCAGATACCGACAGCGCCACCCCGACGAACCCAGCACCCTGCCACGCGCCGACGCCATCGCCGTCGTCCCGGCAACCTTCAACACCATCAACAAGTGGGCCACCGGCATCAACGACAGCCTGGCCCTCGGCATCCTCAACGAATCCCTCGGCACGGGCCTACCGATCATCGCCTCTCCCTACGTCAAACCCACCCTGGCCCGCCACCCCGCGTTTGACGCCCACCTGCGACTACTCGCCGACCACGGCGTACGACTCACCCCCACCCAAGTCCTACGCCCACCCCAGGACGATGAGCCCTTCCGCTGGCAAGTCATCCTCGACGTACTTCACGGACTACCTGCCTCCGGCAGAGCCGTCGGGACTGCTGCAAACGCCTGCGATTTCTGA